A single region of the Thunnus maccoyii chromosome 10, fThuMac1.1, whole genome shotgun sequence genome encodes:
- the thrap3a gene encoding thyroid hormone receptor-associated protein 3 isoform X2, with protein MVQSGDLLHSRSRSRSRSHSPVHNREKKYQRGYQNSREFRGYHRGFRRPYNFRGRGRGYFPRGRYQRGGGGGGYNNNNFRPNWKNYKQHPQKQYQYQQHQQQQQQQQNHSQGRSHSFQKRSGSPPHNQSRHSDRSSSPLSRHSQHSSSSSQSPSPKCRPSLLLPNQNSKDVKEDLSASKEVQKGGVGDGEQAELVGVIAGDVKEGTGSGKTEGPWQGLADCSSSPKRASPLASCDVIVGQNSQTANQSSPSTKNTNDISNGAPSWQTVHSSSSTKKPSQEDLNPMLSSFDFFSSEEYQDGDKTAISIAFRKFLEEQNKKAKSSWENGKNAEENDVDMEQGKVNGKVSTVISDSVSRRHKEDTDGEVSLSSFLKASPFLSGDAEEEEEMIIKPHSKSLLKDRHNGDESSKPKSKVTHSAREMFEECFGKWQNAAYSQVASNDLDAFAAAFAKRELAGSFEELSTDRSCKARNVVKSPTVPSPTPPPRRNSEREMFMIRGEDSPLKSSRKQEAKFNVRMDFLGDSLLSSSDILAEERQFSQDLVQSSKRDQEFRSIFQHVQAAQLQRSPSELFAQHIVAIVHHIKAQHFPSSGMTLNERFTLYQRRAAEKEMMKPRKSPEIHRRIDVSPSAFKKHSQLFEAMKSSEEGTYKDGGGKKGDPMDLRLDIERRKKYSSHERDYNQDRGRDMGDSPDSSRERSVENFSKCHKRSKKSKKKRSRSSSSSSSSSSNSQKVDDLLDDKSDLKDEGFNRARLDQKESPGPVERGRPRGGFQVRIRGRGWNRGNYQGNSSHCHPANMAIQPKSEDWDPEYTPKSRKYYLHDDREGEIECKWMDNRGRGRGNFSRGRARFIIRKATAGPNSKCSKWAHDKFHVNGEQGGAQEEETEQDHKEEEINGENT; from the exons ATGGTTCAAAGTGGCGATCTGCTACA CTCTAGGTCTCGGTCACGGTCAAGATCTCATTCTCCAGTTCATAACCGGGAGAAGAAATATCAGAGGGGATACCAGAACAGTCGGGAGTTCCGGGGCTACCACCGCGGCTTCCGGAGGCCATACAATTTCAGGGGCCGAGGGCGGGGTTACTTCCCACGTGGACGCTACCAGCGTGGTGGTGGGGGCGGTGGCTACAACAACAATAATTTCCGCCCCAACTGGAAGAATTACAAGCAGCATCCTCAAAAACAGTATCAATACCAgcaacaccagcagcagcagcagcagcagcaaaaccaTTCACAAGGACGATCTCACAGCTTCCAGAAACGCTCAGGAAGCCCACCTCATAATCAGTCTCGTCACTCTGACCGATCCTCCTCACCCTTATCCAGACACTCACAGcattcttcctcttcctcacaaTCCCCCTCTCCAAAATGCAGGCCATCCTTGTTGCTTCCCAACCAAAACTCCAAAGATGTGAAAGAGGATCTCTCGGCCTCCAAGGAGGTCCAAAAGGGAGGAGTGGGAGATGGGGAGCAAGCAGAGCTCGTTGGGGTAATCGCAGGAGATGTCAAGGAAGGTACAGGCAGTGGGAAAACTGAGGGGCCCTGGCAGGGCCTGGCAGACTGCAGCAGCAGTCCAAAGAGAGCCAGTCCTCTGGCAAGCTGTGATGTTATTGTTGGTCAGAATAGCCAAACTGCTAACCAGTCTAGTCCCtccacaaaaaacacaaatgacatcAGCAATGGCGCCCCCTCCTGGCAGACGGTGCATAGTTCCTCCTCTACAAAAAAACCCTCACAGGAAGATCTAAATCCAATGCTTTCCAGCTTTGACTTCTTCTCCAGCGAAGAATACCAGGATGGAGATAAAACAGCAATCTCCATTGCCTTCAGAAA GTTTTTGGAGgagcaaaataaaaaagctaaATCTTCTTGGGAAAATGGCAAGAATGCAGAAGAAAATGATGTGGATATGGAGCAAGGGAAAGTAAACGGCAAAGTATCCACAGTAATCTCTGACTCAGTGTCAAGAAGGCACAAAGAGGACACTGATGGTGAAGTGTCTCTGAGCAGCTTTTTGAAAGCTTCTCCTTTTCTATCTGGCGAtgcggaggaagaggaggagatgataaTAAAGCCCCACTCAAAGTCTCTTCTCAAAGACCGGCACAATGGGGATGAGTCCTCTAAGCCAAAGAGCAAGGTCACTCACTCGGCTAGAGAAATGTTTGAAGAGTGCTTTGGCAAATGGCAGAATGCGGCCTATTCACAGGTAGCTAGCAATGACCTTGACGCCTTTGCTGCTGCCTTTGCTAAAAGGGAGTTAGCAGGAAGTTTTGAGGAACTGTCCACAGATAGGAGTTGTAAAGCCAGGAATGTGGTAAAATCTCCCACCGTCCCATCTCCTACACCACCACCAAGGAGGAACTCCGAAAGAGAGATGTTTATGATCAGGGGTGAGGACTCACCTCTCAAGTCCTCAAGAAAACAGGAAGCAAAATTTAATGTCAGAATGGATTTCCTTGGGGATAGCCTGTTAAG CTCTTCTGATATTTTAGCTGAGGAGCGACAGTTTTCTCAGGATCTTGTGCAGTCCTCAAAAAGGGATCAGGAGTTTCGCTCCATCTTTCAACATGTTCAGGCTGCCCAGTTACAGAGGAGTCCCTCTGAGCTGTTTGCTCAACACATTGTCGCCATCGTTCATCACATTAAAG CTCAGCACTTTCCATCTTCTGGAATGACTCTAAACGAGCGATTCACCCTGTACCAAAGACGAGCTGCAGAGAAGGAAATGATGAAGCCCAGAAAAAGCCCAGAGATACACAG GAGAATTGATGTTTCACCAAGTGCTTTTAAGAAACACTCTCAACTTTTTGAGGCGATGAAAAGCTCAGAGGAGGGCACTTACAAG GACGGCGGGGGAAAAAAGGGTGACCCAATGGACCTTCGTTTGGATATTGAACGGCGTAAAAAATATTCCAGCCATGAAAGAGATTATAATCAGGATCGGGGAAGAGATATGGGAGATTCCCCAGATTCTAGTAGAGAGAGATCTGTGGAAAACTTCTCCAAATGCCACAAGAGATCTAA GAAAAGTAAGAAGAAGCGCTCTCGCTCCAGTTCATCCTCGTCTTCCTCATCCTCTAATTCCCAAAAAGTAGATGATTTGCTCGATGACAAATCTGATCTCAAAGATGAAGGCTTTAACAGGGCCCGACTGGATCAAAAGGAGTCACCTGGACCTGTTGAAAGAGGAAGGCCACGTGGAGGATTT CAGGTACGAATTCGTGGAAGGGGCTGGAACAGAGGAAATTATCAGGGAAACAGTTCACATTGTCACCCTGCAAACATGGCAATACAACCAAAAAGTGAAGACTGGGACCCAGAATATACTCCAAAGAGCAGAAAATACTACTTG CACGATGACAGAGAGGGTGAGATAGAGTGCAAGTGGATGGACAACCGAGGGCGAGGACGGGGGAACTTCTCGCGTGGAAGGGCACGATTCATCATACGCAAAGCGACCGCAGGTCCCAACAGCAAATGCTCCAAATGGGCTCACGATAAGTTCCACGTCAACGGGGAACAAGGTGGCGCGCAGGAAGAGGAGACAGAACAGGACCATAAAGAGGAAGAAATCAATGGAGAAAATACTTGA
- the thrap3a gene encoding thyroid hormone receptor-associated protein 3 isoform X1, with product MSRSTKSASRSRSRSRSRSRSRSTSRSRSHSRSRSRKHRYSSRSRSRSRSHSPVHNREKKYQRGYQNSREFRGYHRGFRRPYNFRGRGRGYFPRGRYQRGGGGGGYNNNNFRPNWKNYKQHPQKQYQYQQHQQQQQQQQNHSQGRSHSFQKRSGSPPHNQSRHSDRSSSPLSRHSQHSSSSSQSPSPKCRPSLLLPNQNSKDVKEDLSASKEVQKGGVGDGEQAELVGVIAGDVKEGTGSGKTEGPWQGLADCSSSPKRASPLASCDVIVGQNSQTANQSSPSTKNTNDISNGAPSWQTVHSSSSTKKPSQEDLNPMLSSFDFFSSEEYQDGDKTAISIAFRKFLEEQNKKAKSSWENGKNAEENDVDMEQGKVNGKVSTVISDSVSRRHKEDTDGEVSLSSFLKASPFLSGDAEEEEEMIIKPHSKSLLKDRHNGDESSKPKSKVTHSAREMFEECFGKWQNAAYSQVASNDLDAFAAAFAKRELAGSFEELSTDRSCKARNVVKSPTVPSPTPPPRRNSEREMFMIRGEDSPLKSSRKQEAKFNVRMDFLGDSLLSSSDILAEERQFSQDLVQSSKRDQEFRSIFQHVQAAQLQRSPSELFAQHIVAIVHHIKAQHFPSSGMTLNERFTLYQRRAAEKEMMKPRKSPEIHRRIDVSPSAFKKHSQLFEAMKSSEEGTYKDGGGKKGDPMDLRLDIERRKKYSSHERDYNQDRGRDMGDSPDSSRERSVENFSKCHKRSKKSKKKRSRSSSSSSSSSSNSQKVDDLLDDKSDLKDEGFNRARLDQKESPGPVERGRPRGGFQVRIRGRGWNRGNYQGNSSHCHPANMAIQPKSEDWDPEYTPKSRKYYLHDDREGEIECKWMDNRGRGRGNFSRGRARFIIRKATAGPNSKCSKWAHDKFHVNGEQGGAQEEETEQDHKEEEINGENT from the exons ATGTCCAGATCCACAAAATCAGCCTCTCGGTCTCGGAGCCGCTCAAGGTCCCGGTCAAGATCCCGGTCCACCTCTCGCTCCAGAAGTCACTCCAGATCCCGGTCTAGGAAGCATCGTTACAG CTCTAGGTCTCGGTCACGGTCAAGATCTCATTCTCCAGTTCATAACCGGGAGAAGAAATATCAGAGGGGATACCAGAACAGTCGGGAGTTCCGGGGCTACCACCGCGGCTTCCGGAGGCCATACAATTTCAGGGGCCGAGGGCGGGGTTACTTCCCACGTGGACGCTACCAGCGTGGTGGTGGGGGCGGTGGCTACAACAACAATAATTTCCGCCCCAACTGGAAGAATTACAAGCAGCATCCTCAAAAACAGTATCAATACCAgcaacaccagcagcagcagcagcagcagcaaaaccaTTCACAAGGACGATCTCACAGCTTCCAGAAACGCTCAGGAAGCCCACCTCATAATCAGTCTCGTCACTCTGACCGATCCTCCTCACCCTTATCCAGACACTCACAGcattcttcctcttcctcacaaTCCCCCTCTCCAAAATGCAGGCCATCCTTGTTGCTTCCCAACCAAAACTCCAAAGATGTGAAAGAGGATCTCTCGGCCTCCAAGGAGGTCCAAAAGGGAGGAGTGGGAGATGGGGAGCAAGCAGAGCTCGTTGGGGTAATCGCAGGAGATGTCAAGGAAGGTACAGGCAGTGGGAAAACTGAGGGGCCCTGGCAGGGCCTGGCAGACTGCAGCAGCAGTCCAAAGAGAGCCAGTCCTCTGGCAAGCTGTGATGTTATTGTTGGTCAGAATAGCCAAACTGCTAACCAGTCTAGTCCCtccacaaaaaacacaaatgacatcAGCAATGGCGCCCCCTCCTGGCAGACGGTGCATAGTTCCTCCTCTACAAAAAAACCCTCACAGGAAGATCTAAATCCAATGCTTTCCAGCTTTGACTTCTTCTCCAGCGAAGAATACCAGGATGGAGATAAAACAGCAATCTCCATTGCCTTCAGAAA GTTTTTGGAGgagcaaaataaaaaagctaaATCTTCTTGGGAAAATGGCAAGAATGCAGAAGAAAATGATGTGGATATGGAGCAAGGGAAAGTAAACGGCAAAGTATCCACAGTAATCTCTGACTCAGTGTCAAGAAGGCACAAAGAGGACACTGATGGTGAAGTGTCTCTGAGCAGCTTTTTGAAAGCTTCTCCTTTTCTATCTGGCGAtgcggaggaagaggaggagatgataaTAAAGCCCCACTCAAAGTCTCTTCTCAAAGACCGGCACAATGGGGATGAGTCCTCTAAGCCAAAGAGCAAGGTCACTCACTCGGCTAGAGAAATGTTTGAAGAGTGCTTTGGCAAATGGCAGAATGCGGCCTATTCACAGGTAGCTAGCAATGACCTTGACGCCTTTGCTGCTGCCTTTGCTAAAAGGGAGTTAGCAGGAAGTTTTGAGGAACTGTCCACAGATAGGAGTTGTAAAGCCAGGAATGTGGTAAAATCTCCCACCGTCCCATCTCCTACACCACCACCAAGGAGGAACTCCGAAAGAGAGATGTTTATGATCAGGGGTGAGGACTCACCTCTCAAGTCCTCAAGAAAACAGGAAGCAAAATTTAATGTCAGAATGGATTTCCTTGGGGATAGCCTGTTAAG CTCTTCTGATATTTTAGCTGAGGAGCGACAGTTTTCTCAGGATCTTGTGCAGTCCTCAAAAAGGGATCAGGAGTTTCGCTCCATCTTTCAACATGTTCAGGCTGCCCAGTTACAGAGGAGTCCCTCTGAGCTGTTTGCTCAACACATTGTCGCCATCGTTCATCACATTAAAG CTCAGCACTTTCCATCTTCTGGAATGACTCTAAACGAGCGATTCACCCTGTACCAAAGACGAGCTGCAGAGAAGGAAATGATGAAGCCCAGAAAAAGCCCAGAGATACACAG GAGAATTGATGTTTCACCAAGTGCTTTTAAGAAACACTCTCAACTTTTTGAGGCGATGAAAAGCTCAGAGGAGGGCACTTACAAG GACGGCGGGGGAAAAAAGGGTGACCCAATGGACCTTCGTTTGGATATTGAACGGCGTAAAAAATATTCCAGCCATGAAAGAGATTATAATCAGGATCGGGGAAGAGATATGGGAGATTCCCCAGATTCTAGTAGAGAGAGATCTGTGGAAAACTTCTCCAAATGCCACAAGAGATCTAA GAAAAGTAAGAAGAAGCGCTCTCGCTCCAGTTCATCCTCGTCTTCCTCATCCTCTAATTCCCAAAAAGTAGATGATTTGCTCGATGACAAATCTGATCTCAAAGATGAAGGCTTTAACAGGGCCCGACTGGATCAAAAGGAGTCACCTGGACCTGTTGAAAGAGGAAGGCCACGTGGAGGATTT CAGGTACGAATTCGTGGAAGGGGCTGGAACAGAGGAAATTATCAGGGAAACAGTTCACATTGTCACCCTGCAAACATGGCAATACAACCAAAAAGTGAAGACTGGGACCCAGAATATACTCCAAAGAGCAGAAAATACTACTTG CACGATGACAGAGAGGGTGAGATAGAGTGCAAGTGGATGGACAACCGAGGGCGAGGACGGGGGAACTTCTCGCGTGGAAGGGCACGATTCATCATACGCAAAGCGACCGCAGGTCCCAACAGCAAATGCTCCAAATGGGCTCACGATAAGTTCCACGTCAACGGGGAACAAGGTGGCGCGCAGGAAGAGGAGACAGAACAGGACCATAAAGAGGAAGAAATCAATGGAGAAAATACTTGA
- the thrap3a gene encoding thyroid hormone receptor-associated protein 3 isoform X3, whose translation MKKRTSSRSRSRSRSHSPVHNREKKYQRGYQNSREFRGYHRGFRRPYNFRGRGRGYFPRGRYQRGGGGGGYNNNNFRPNWKNYKQHPQKQYQYQQHQQQQQQQQNHSQGRSHSFQKRSGSPPHNQSRHSDRSSSPLSRHSQHSSSSSQSPSPKCRPSLLLPNQNSKDVKEDLSASKEVQKGGVGDGEQAELVGVIAGDVKEGTGSGKTEGPWQGLADCSSSPKRASPLASCDVIVGQNSQTANQSSPSTKNTNDISNGAPSWQTVHSSSSTKKPSQEDLNPMLSSFDFFSSEEYQDGDKTAISIAFRKFLEEQNKKAKSSWENGKNAEENDVDMEQGKVNGKVSTVISDSVSRRHKEDTDGEVSLSSFLKASPFLSGDAEEEEEMIIKPHSKSLLKDRHNGDESSKPKSKVTHSAREMFEECFGKWQNAAYSQVASNDLDAFAAAFAKRELAGSFEELSTDRSCKARNVVKSPTVPSPTPPPRRNSEREMFMIRGEDSPLKSSRKQEAKFNVRMDFLGDSLLSSSDILAEERQFSQDLVQSSKRDQEFRSIFQHVQAAQLQRSPSELFAQHIVAIVHHIKAQHFPSSGMTLNERFTLYQRRAAEKEMMKPRKSPEIHRRIDVSPSAFKKHSQLFEAMKSSEEGTYKDGGGKKGDPMDLRLDIERRKKYSSHERDYNQDRGRDMGDSPDSSRERSVENFSKCHKRSKKSKKKRSRSSSSSSSSSSNSQKVDDLLDDKSDLKDEGFNRARLDQKESPGPVERGRPRGGFQVRIRGRGWNRGNYQGNSSHCHPANMAIQPKSEDWDPEYTPKSRKYYLHDDREGEIECKWMDNRGRGRGNFSRGRARFIIRKATAGPNSKCSKWAHDKFHVNGEQGGAQEEETEQDHKEEEINGENT comes from the exons ATGAAAAAACGCACTAG CTCTAGGTCTCGGTCACGGTCAAGATCTCATTCTCCAGTTCATAACCGGGAGAAGAAATATCAGAGGGGATACCAGAACAGTCGGGAGTTCCGGGGCTACCACCGCGGCTTCCGGAGGCCATACAATTTCAGGGGCCGAGGGCGGGGTTACTTCCCACGTGGACGCTACCAGCGTGGTGGTGGGGGCGGTGGCTACAACAACAATAATTTCCGCCCCAACTGGAAGAATTACAAGCAGCATCCTCAAAAACAGTATCAATACCAgcaacaccagcagcagcagcagcagcagcaaaaccaTTCACAAGGACGATCTCACAGCTTCCAGAAACGCTCAGGAAGCCCACCTCATAATCAGTCTCGTCACTCTGACCGATCCTCCTCACCCTTATCCAGACACTCACAGcattcttcctcttcctcacaaTCCCCCTCTCCAAAATGCAGGCCATCCTTGTTGCTTCCCAACCAAAACTCCAAAGATGTGAAAGAGGATCTCTCGGCCTCCAAGGAGGTCCAAAAGGGAGGAGTGGGAGATGGGGAGCAAGCAGAGCTCGTTGGGGTAATCGCAGGAGATGTCAAGGAAGGTACAGGCAGTGGGAAAACTGAGGGGCCCTGGCAGGGCCTGGCAGACTGCAGCAGCAGTCCAAAGAGAGCCAGTCCTCTGGCAAGCTGTGATGTTATTGTTGGTCAGAATAGCCAAACTGCTAACCAGTCTAGTCCCtccacaaaaaacacaaatgacatcAGCAATGGCGCCCCCTCCTGGCAGACGGTGCATAGTTCCTCCTCTACAAAAAAACCCTCACAGGAAGATCTAAATCCAATGCTTTCCAGCTTTGACTTCTTCTCCAGCGAAGAATACCAGGATGGAGATAAAACAGCAATCTCCATTGCCTTCAGAAA GTTTTTGGAGgagcaaaataaaaaagctaaATCTTCTTGGGAAAATGGCAAGAATGCAGAAGAAAATGATGTGGATATGGAGCAAGGGAAAGTAAACGGCAAAGTATCCACAGTAATCTCTGACTCAGTGTCAAGAAGGCACAAAGAGGACACTGATGGTGAAGTGTCTCTGAGCAGCTTTTTGAAAGCTTCTCCTTTTCTATCTGGCGAtgcggaggaagaggaggagatgataaTAAAGCCCCACTCAAAGTCTCTTCTCAAAGACCGGCACAATGGGGATGAGTCCTCTAAGCCAAAGAGCAAGGTCACTCACTCGGCTAGAGAAATGTTTGAAGAGTGCTTTGGCAAATGGCAGAATGCGGCCTATTCACAGGTAGCTAGCAATGACCTTGACGCCTTTGCTGCTGCCTTTGCTAAAAGGGAGTTAGCAGGAAGTTTTGAGGAACTGTCCACAGATAGGAGTTGTAAAGCCAGGAATGTGGTAAAATCTCCCACCGTCCCATCTCCTACACCACCACCAAGGAGGAACTCCGAAAGAGAGATGTTTATGATCAGGGGTGAGGACTCACCTCTCAAGTCCTCAAGAAAACAGGAAGCAAAATTTAATGTCAGAATGGATTTCCTTGGGGATAGCCTGTTAAG CTCTTCTGATATTTTAGCTGAGGAGCGACAGTTTTCTCAGGATCTTGTGCAGTCCTCAAAAAGGGATCAGGAGTTTCGCTCCATCTTTCAACATGTTCAGGCTGCCCAGTTACAGAGGAGTCCCTCTGAGCTGTTTGCTCAACACATTGTCGCCATCGTTCATCACATTAAAG CTCAGCACTTTCCATCTTCTGGAATGACTCTAAACGAGCGATTCACCCTGTACCAAAGACGAGCTGCAGAGAAGGAAATGATGAAGCCCAGAAAAAGCCCAGAGATACACAG GAGAATTGATGTTTCACCAAGTGCTTTTAAGAAACACTCTCAACTTTTTGAGGCGATGAAAAGCTCAGAGGAGGGCACTTACAAG GACGGCGGGGGAAAAAAGGGTGACCCAATGGACCTTCGTTTGGATATTGAACGGCGTAAAAAATATTCCAGCCATGAAAGAGATTATAATCAGGATCGGGGAAGAGATATGGGAGATTCCCCAGATTCTAGTAGAGAGAGATCTGTGGAAAACTTCTCCAAATGCCACAAGAGATCTAA GAAAAGTAAGAAGAAGCGCTCTCGCTCCAGTTCATCCTCGTCTTCCTCATCCTCTAATTCCCAAAAAGTAGATGATTTGCTCGATGACAAATCTGATCTCAAAGATGAAGGCTTTAACAGGGCCCGACTGGATCAAAAGGAGTCACCTGGACCTGTTGAAAGAGGAAGGCCACGTGGAGGATTT CAGGTACGAATTCGTGGAAGGGGCTGGAACAGAGGAAATTATCAGGGAAACAGTTCACATTGTCACCCTGCAAACATGGCAATACAACCAAAAAGTGAAGACTGGGACCCAGAATATACTCCAAAGAGCAGAAAATACTACTTG CACGATGACAGAGAGGGTGAGATAGAGTGCAAGTGGATGGACAACCGAGGGCGAGGACGGGGGAACTTCTCGCGTGGAAGGGCACGATTCATCATACGCAAAGCGACCGCAGGTCCCAACAGCAAATGCTCCAAATGGGCTCACGATAAGTTCCACGTCAACGGGGAACAAGGTGGCGCGCAGGAAGAGGAGACAGAACAGGACCATAAAGAGGAAGAAATCAATGGAGAAAATACTTGA